A segment of the Dermacentor andersoni chromosome 5, qqDerAnde1_hic_scaffold, whole genome shotgun sequence genome:
CCATTGTGCTCCACTGATCCTTCCGTGAAGCTTCCATTCAGTCAGCATTGTCCAAAGGCCGATTAGGGGCCAACAGTGGAGGAACCttccttctgatgtgttgatgcaAACAGTAGCTCGGCTGAATAGAGTTGATGAGAGAGAGAGCCTCTGTGGAGGGTAGGGAAGGCGAACAAGAAACCACGGTGGCCATGGAGTCGTTTATCAAATGCTTGTAACTTTGCCATAATGCTATTACGGCATTATTTTAAGATTCTTGTGGCTGTATATTTTGTTGTAGGCTGGTGCACCATGTGACAAATTTTCAAGGTAAGAGCAGTTTAGGGGCTTTTTAACAGTAGTTCCAAAAACATGTTAGGTGGGCAAGAAAAGGGATAAAATAAAAGCATCTACTgacaaaataaatttttaaatgGCAAAAACATTAGTCTTATGTGCAGTTTGTTTATTTTGTCCCAATCCGTCACATTCATTGCTCAGGAGTGATGTATTTTCTATGACAGCAGCTGCTTCTTCAAGGTCATATATGCATGCTTCAAACTTATAAAATAGTTTTCATTTCATACAAACAAAATAGTTCTTTTAATGTTTTATAACTACTTATCAGGCCATTCCATTTTTCATCTAATAATGTGGCAATCAAAATGCATATGGCAATAAAGTCTGTCACCGCTCTGTGGGACTTGCTAAACATCATTGATTTATTTTTCTAAGCAGATTGCTGTGCTTTGTTACATGTCCTTATTTAAAAAACAGAGAAAAGTAAGGTAGAAGTCTTGGTTTGAAAGAAAAGCTGATACAATTAGCTTTTGCTGGGATATTCCGCTATCCTCTCCGCATATTAAGCTTCAGAAATGGAATCTGTTATAGCTTGAGGGTCAGCGCATGAGATCACGTAGGACAACAGAAGGGGACAAAGATACGGCGCTTACCTGTTTAGCTGCTGCATTGCAGCCGATGCCTTATATATTGCCATCCCGTTCTGTTGTCCTACGTGCTCTCTTGCAATTaacctcaagttatgcagtagcAACTAGCCCACCAGCCTGTTATTTTGAACTCTGTTATAGCTGTACCATGCTGAATACCTTTTGCATTCTATCATTTGATTTGTGCTGTAGAAGCACATGAGCACAAGGCTGCATGCCTGCACCTAAAACCACAGAGAAAGTAATGTGTTTAATATGTGCTCAACCAAACCGTTTGTTTTCATCACAGCTGGTATCACCTGTGAAGCGCTTGAGGCTTCAGTCACGTGAAGCTGAAGCAGAGACTGAGGTGGCCTTGACCGCTTTAACCAAGGCTCAGCTGGTGGCCTTACTGAAGGACACTATGGGCCGCAATGCGGCagctaaacaggcaagtccttatTCCTTGTTTTGTTGGTATAAATGACCACAAACTCCTAACATCTTTAGCATGGTGCATGGCATGAAAATAACATAACAGAGAGTGGCCAGTGCAAAGATAGCTAGAGAACTCAGAAGACGAAAACATGTCAAAATTCAGTGCAGTGTACTGTGTCAGTATACAATGATCATATGACCTGTGATTACCATGATGAAATGATAAAAACCAGGGTGAGTGCATCATAAAAAGAATCGCTGCAGCATGGGAGAACATCAGAAATTTGTGAAACACTGCACAGAGACATAAATATCGGAGCAATGCAAAATATCAAAGCAAATGTCAAAGGCAATGCAATGATGTTTTTATTACGAGTGGGTGGGTACTAGTGCCAGAACTATAATCAGGAGTGCCTATGTCATCGCTCTGTCCCAGGCgagtctcaaatcgtgtcctGGATTTACCTCGATTTATTGACTACTCAAGCTTTGTTttcgataatattgatgccttagatattctcgagcattaatctatcactttagcttgctttgcctttagtgttcctttaagaggGACCCGGGTCTTTGGGGACGATAATCGGCCCGAAAGCTGAATTTTCAATTTTTAATTTCCATGTTCCTAATGCGTTTACGCACTTACCTCCAAAATTTGGTTATAAACTACCGTATATTTCTTGCGTTGTGACCTATTGTTGCGAGTCCATAAGCATCACCCTTTAAATTGGGGACAAATCACGCCTGATTTTCATCGCACATAACTTGATAACTATGCATTCTGCCAGCGCCATTTTGGTATCACTCGAACACTCACGCTTCTGGCTTTTTTATTTATCAGTCGGCAACATTGCCGGCTCTGCAGTCCTgaaaaaacaacagcaaaagaaatgagttGTGCATGCTACTATTGGCCAGTTTGAGCACGTGACCAAGATAGAGAGTGGCAATTGGCTCCAAGCACCACGAGTGCTCAAACGACAACAGCCGCCATTTTATCTTAGTCTATGAGTGCGACGCTGGATATGCAGGAGGTCCAACAAAGTTTCGATCCGTGAATCATTACGGACGAAAATGTGCAAGATGCAAGAAACTTCTGAAAGCAATTCCGTCGACGCCTCAACTGCTGCTGTGCTGGATCACGTAGCTCCACACGCCTGTTCCCCTCACTTAAGACTTTCAGACTTCAGTTATAACTGAAGAGGAAGTGGATAAGAGCACACGAGTAAGCTATGTTCGGCAAGATTGCATCTACACTGGCCACGAGGCGAAAAGATGTGGCGTTTTGTTGAAGATCCAACTGCCAATAGTGCAGCAGCCTCGGTCGCGGAGCCAGTTGCTCCGTACGTTGTCGTTAAACTTGCATTATTGAACAATCTCCTTAGCGTTCTCTCGTGCAATACTTACAGCGATTGTACAAAGCTAGTGCGGAGCGATCAGGATTACGATCTCACAACAAAACTGATTGTGGTTTGCGAGATCTGCGGTGCAGTTGCGCCTGAATGGAGCTTACCGCAAGAATATAGGGCCCAAAAATGTGTAATCCTTTTGAAGTGAATGTACTCGCAGTGCATGCTATGTTTTCGACCGGCAAAAACGTGCATGAATGATTCCTGGTGCCTACTGATGGCGTTTGGtgcagttttattttattttttcaaactttcaaatatCATATGTGAAATGTTTTTCGTTGTTTTCTCAAAAATGCAATTTTGGTGATGCCATATTGCAGCTGCATTATCTCTGCTTCTACTTGGGCACCTgaagcttttttttctgtttttttttccaggaaaGCAAAGCTGTGTAGAGTGCAAATTTACGAAATAATGTTGTATTCATTAGACAATTTTAAGAAAAGTTAGTTTTTTTGCAGTTCGATGGATTTCTCTCACTGAAATTTGCAATGTTCTCATTTGATATAAAATTGGGTTGAAACACCATTCTTGCTAATCTGTGCTCTTTGTTCGTTCCGCATCATTTTTGTATGTCAATCTTTATTATGCTATATATAGTTTGGTAAATAGCTCACCTCCaaacaaattatgcaataaagctgAATCTCTTCAATTTCTGAAAATTTATTTATTCTGCAAGGAAACTGGATGTAAATTTAAAGCTAGCGCATTGAAATACATGAATTCAGTaagtttcattaaaagcgatcaagaatttaaaaaaaagttttccCAAGCACAGGGGATCCCATAACATAGATTCCAGCTGGTACGTTGGACCTGCCATGATTCTTTAATGAAACCTGAGATTTTTAATGAATGCCTGAATTCTTATAGCCTCTGTAAGTTCACCTTGTAATACATCCTTTACTGAATTTTTCTTTTCCAATAAAACACACTTGAATTTTGCATGCCTAGTAACTTCAGCACATTAAAAGTAAGGCAAGCCATAACAGAGCTATGGTTAAAGCCCGCAACTTTGAAATTCTGCAAATCCAGGTAGAGGAATCTGCAAAATTCCATGGCAACACTGAACAGACAAGGTACATGTAACAGTTTACTTATTAAGAAATTTCAGTGTCCAAACCTGCATGCATTATTTAAAACTGAAGGGATCTGTTGTGGCTGAAGTTCAGACAATGCTTTCTACTCCCTTCACTAAGCGAATGGTGCTTGTGGGACACGATGTCACTGTAGTGACTGAATTATCTTTCTGCGTCAACAGAGTTGATCGGTATTGACGGATATCTGAGGACAGTGGAAGAGAGTGCTGCAGTGAGCTGTTCCATCCCTGCCTAGAAAGCCAGAACATCAAAATTTATACCTGGATTTTCTTGTTTCGAAAGAAATGGTGCAAAGTCCCTGTCACTAGATTTGAATTCTTGAGAAGACTTCAGGTACACTTGCCATTCAACAGCTAGAGCTGGTGACTCTTCAAGCCCAGGCACACCTGCAGATTCTGACCTATTCTCTGAGACACACCCAACTTGCAGAGGATCCAAGCATGTCACACTAACGAAGAACTTCCAAGTGTCAGATCTCTGCAAATATACTAgtgctttgcttgtcgctttactcatgtgtgcgatttttttttttccagtcgtGTTTCGAAATCTTCCTCTGCAACTGCTCCCAAATATCACCAGAGTGCAAACAAAGCATTGTACGCTTTATGATAAGCTACATGCTGGCCTTCTGCTGCTTTCAGCAGGCTTCGATCTTTTTTGCCAAATACTGCAATGCATTGCCTGCTGTGCTTAAGCACAGTTGAGTATTCATTCAAAAGTTTCAGAAGAGAATCAACACATGCTGTTACTCTATACTTTTCATGGACTTGACTTAGCCAAGAAAGATAGTACTCAAAGTATGGAGGATGCTGCTCAACAGCTTCAAAGTACGATAGCCTATGGTACTCGCCTTCAATTCATGCTGTGATCCCCCTTTACATCATATGTTTTAAGCACAAAATGCTTTTAGCTCTAGTCAGTGACCTTTAAGCGACTTTCGCTAAAAGCCAGAGCTGTTATCCAGGCACTCAAAAAAGAACATGCGGGCAAcctgcgagaacaaaacgagatcatccgggcaaccagtcaaaacttaagaaagtgcggtctctggcccccccaaccctttgtacaggaccacattacatacaCTAGTTACTGCCAAAACAAGTTACAAAACATACTGCTTCAGAATTTTTCGTAATGTTTGtttacaatatcactcaagctggaACTCCTAGTACGTGTCTaagttttatttctcatttccAATAGCTACATTTAAAAGGtgcagggcaccatacacttcattgtcatctttttgGTGCTGAGACAGgattgcctgtgctcttttgaacgccagcggtctgAGAGTTCTGCGGCGTGGGTCTTGTGTCGTGGgtcttcagccggttttcttctaggTGGGCAGCATCCATGTGGACCAGTGCATAGTATGGTATGGTGCAGTGTGGTGGGGAGTGgcattgcgaacatgcactacacccattttaagattgtggctagtatcatctccaaccaatctgccttgccggttgccatttcatgcttacgtcTACTCTCGATTATGGAACCCAGCAATATTTTGGGTTCTTGTTTTTGAGTGAACCCGACTTTGACAGCTCCCACCCTTTTTATCATGCAACTAGCTGCGGAACTGCGTAGATGTGTGTGCAACCCATTCAGGATAGCCTTCTCACTTTTGGAGTCGGGCAAGGGGATCGTGCAAAGCTATATGGGCATGCCTCACAGCGTGACAAAGGGGAACACAACCCCGCCCCTTGCATATCCCAAGTACAGGTGCCTATGGGGTGAATTTTTCAGCTTGGTGCCTGCTGTCTCACCTGGCCCCCAAAAGCCAATTAAAAAAACGCTTGGACGCTTGGCATAGTTTAGCACAATTCACATTCCAGATGTAACCTCTGCACGCTTTTCTGTTCCTGAAAACGGCTGTTCTTTATGGAGAGTGCTGGTTGCGTGATCTCTTTTGGCATGCCAATAGCTGTGAAGCTTAGGAACCCGCCAGGGTTGCCTAGGCTTGGGAGTAAAGAGTGGTTGAGAGACCGTAAGGCTTCTAGACCTTCTAGAGTTCAGTGTAAAATTAAAGTAAAAATAAATCGTCACCACAAGCAAGCATAAAACATGTTCTGAGGCTGACTTTGTCATGCTAACGTCAGCACTAGGATCGGCCATTTGTCATCATGTATGATAAGTGCGGAAAATGAAACGGAACATTCTAAAATATGGGTCCAGACTCCCACAGCAGAAATCTTGTATAGAAGTCATCCTTGACTTAGTGGACCTGGGTTGCCTTTGAGATTGTTGTACGAGACAAGTATACCCAAGGGCCATGTTGCATTTCGTCTTTCATGTTCATTTTAGCGGCTGCTCAATGGTGTTTTAATGAGAGCTACTTTTCACTAATTCTTTCATGATGTAAGCCTCTTCCTAGTCATGCCAACCATTTGTCTTTATCCGTCGGGCTACCAGATCATTCAGGAGCTGCTGCCCAAGCCCGACCTTGCTCACTCGATGCAGAAGCtagagaagctgctgcaccaaaTCTACAGAGCCTTCCCTCAAAAACACTGGGGCAACAGTCGCGACGCATTCTGCTTTCGTCGTGTACAGATCCCTATCGAGACTTTCAAGGTGAGAACAGTGCAAGCGAGCCATTTTATGAGCCACTGGCATAATTTTGTAATCGCTATGAATTCTTACATTCGGCACAATCTAGTATTAGTCAATTTCTGACATGCTGCGCAATAATGTGTAGATGTCTAATATGTTACTAGCCAGCCTGCCAGTTTTCTGCACATGTGCCTATTGGATaggcataaaaaataaaatttttcatCTTCAAGCCAAATCTGTCACCCATGGAAGCAATTGCTCAGCCTTTGACAAGCCAGAGGAATGCCAACAGAAAGAAAGTAGTATAGTGCCTACACTTGATGCCAAACTGAGAATTTAGTACCATCTCTGAGCACAAACCTGCACAGCCTTCGGCCTCTGTGCTCCACCGGGACATCGTGGAAATGAGCAAACATAATTGGCTGGTATACCTACACAAATTATCCTCTAGTTGGATAGTAATGTATTTTACAGTGAATCCTTAGCATGTCACAAGCTACAGTGCTTGCTACAGCGATGTCACTAAAGCAGAGGTAGTAGTGCAGTCGAACCTCGTTATATTCTGTGTCTGTCTAAACGTATACACTATACTATATTGAGTTGAGGGGGTATCGCAATTGGGTCTGCGGGAAAGAAATGCAATAATGCAAGCACAATGCCTCTGGCAGATCAGCATCCAGAATACACCATTTCAAATTCTCTTTGAAATATTTTGTGCTGCAAGTGAACAGATATTCACTACACTAAATGATACTGTCTGAGGTCTTGCATTTTCGGTTTTCTTATAAGCAAGAGCATACCCATAAAAATAAAGTATGACTAACCAAAATTTACATATATGCTTTCTTATATTCGTGTTTGCTACATCACAGTTCGACTGCATATACTTGCTTGAAGGGCCTAGATACAAAGCTTTACCAATAGTAATGGCTGTTGTTGTGGAGTGGGTGTTGGGGTCAACAAAGAACTATGCAGCCAGTATGGTCGGAGAACTTCACATGGGGGAGATTTTCCCATCTCGCAGCGCAAGTGCCTACAACGTGGCCAGCAGTTGTGCCAGGCCGAGCAGTGGAGCTCCCTGCTGGAGTATGCGCAGCAGGCGTGGAACTTTGTGCGCAAGATGCCCGAATGGCAGGACAGCAGTCACAACAAGGCCAAGCTGCTCTGCTTGCGAACCCTCGCCACGCACTGCTCAACTGCCCTCAAAAAGATGTCCCTGGACCAGCGGCAGCTGCAGACACTCATTTCCAGGTGCACCTTCCTGGCCCTCGCCTACATGCAATACCTTTACCGTATTTGCATGTTAATAAagaggtttagcttgtctggTATTCGGGTAAGCGCAGGCAGATGGGGCGGGGCGTTGGAGCGGAGGCGCAAACGGGAGCGGCccgcatggtgcagccacctggtggcgcagagctcaaacagaccaaaaacagctaatattgccttAATCAAGTGTATTCTACTAGTGTAAATTTTCGGCGCTGGCGTAATCATGTTGCTGCCCAAAAATTTACACcgacagcaaagtaaaatacacttgcttACTGGAACattagctgtttctgtctgtctgagctctgcgccaccaggtggctgcaccatgcaggccgctcccgtttacgcccccgctccaACGCCCATCTgtctgcgtttacccgaataccggacaagctaaacctctctaataatGCAAGGCCGGCACCTCTGCTCTCTCAGAAAAGGGAGAAATATTATGTAATTATAGTATTGCAATTGCAACATGCAACGATGCATAAAAGTGGATGCTTGCAGTGTGCTTTATTCACCGTTACTGCAAACTGCTGTCACAAAATGTAGTGAAAGGATGAGTGCGTGCACCCTTTGCTAATTTTCACTGTTGATGTATTTGTCACTGTCGGCAAGAACTGCGTCGAGCTCCATGGCCAAGCCATATTCAATTGTGCGTTTGAACAAGGCTATGGACGCGGTAGCGACTGTGGTGGTGCCTAGTGTAGTTTAGCTCGCTGCACTTTAGAGTGGtggaaaaacaatattttttaaTAACTGTGTTACGTTCGTGTTGCAAACCCAAATAAATATAGAGGCACATTCATAGGCCAAATGTATTGAAAAACAAAAACGCATTATATTTGTTCAACTACAGTAATGCGgctgcaattatatggacactctagttTTCACTACATGCAAAGTGTTGGATCACAAGATTTGCTATGGGGGTGAGCGGCTATAA
Coding sequences within it:
- the LOC126531546 gene encoding uncharacterized protein, with amino-acid sequence MNRGGNAGHTVTTRSALREITRSAYGSPPSVANMAYIGSPSPSTSPDEEVVRRRGRRIIPPGNQFALTPPRTPTKRQQSPKSSSSLEHPQTPSKAQLMSPVRSSPRKRLLLPADISDAVNASPSKKLVSPVKRLRLQSREAEAETEVALTALTKAQLVALLKDTMGRNAAAKQIIQELLPKPDLAHSMQKLEKLLHQIYRAFPQKHWGNSRDAFCFRRVQIPIETFKRKCLQRGQQLCQAEQWSSLLEYAQQAWNFVRKMPEWQDSSHNKAKLLCLRTLATHCSTALKKMSLDQRQLQTLISRLKEMKDDSPCITSPLKLAEAQLEQCRQ